The genomic region GAATTCGAAAGAAGTGGGTAAAAACCACACATTCAACGCATGGATGGCCGGTGGCAGCAAACGTGCTGGACCGTAACTTTTCCCCGGAAGGACTTGGCCAGGTCTGGGTCAGTGACATGACCTACATTCGCGGCGAGCAGGGCTGGATGTATTTA from Rhodohalobacter sp. SW132 harbors:
- a CDS encoding IS3 family transposase, with protein sequence AAWQKSGRRYGSPRIYNQLRKDGCTASRPRIARLMTKMGIASRIRKKWVKTTHSTHGWPVAANVLDRNFSPEGLGQVWVSDMTYIRGEQGWMYL